A window from Citrus sinensis cultivar Valencia sweet orange chromosome 5, DVS_A1.0, whole genome shotgun sequence encodes these proteins:
- the LOC102624860 gene encoding uncharacterized protein LOC102624860, with protein MGKRSRRKHEDDTPTSSSSPSSSDDSESSSKRRRRHRKEKERKRERRKKRERERSRKKSRREEKTRKKRDYDSSDDGSGSDYEPDMSPEEVVRDVLTQFPNVGNDLKTLLQMIDDGQAVDIRGISEKSLSKHLRKLFLSLDLKESKDRVFLRRPTDRPTLDVVGTLIQTHMESKAQLPDESASVKHVQPKESEAKDRLAADNNLEMPGPMDDPPGPQRRVIGPAMPSAELLAAAAKLTEAQAELRDAELEEDTELFIGPPPPAMVAEAETANEAERFEEVTRIMGVEGDCPYDVIGANHSMSAENIKKRYWKLSLFVHPDKCPHPQAHQAFIKLNKAFKELQDPEKRKALDEKIKLKEEQEKFKVELKAMQEGAQWRKSQGILMEGDDELLADMEVKAPPKRDEWMTTLPPERKPGGGVPMHSTKTFSRTSKEGRGDTSVWTDTPSDRAQKAKMNYLEAYSETSALASTEEEKKGARADADLVDKYNKEKRSKSLVQKHQEEGKTRAKKKSKQQPEKEEWVGEHPWKPWDREKDLVAGRQNIKFDSENMAEGLSSRFSSGNFQRNFL; from the exons ATGGGAAAGAGAAGCAGGAGGAAGCACGAAGACGATACACCCACATCATCGTCATCTCCATCGAGCTCCGACGACTCCGAATCTTCATCGAAGAGGCGGCGGAGGCACcggaaagagaaagagaggaagagagagagaagaaagaagaggGAAAGAGAGAGGAGTAGAAAGAAAtcgagaagagaagagaagacgAGGAAGAAGAGAGATTACGATTCAAGTGATGATGGGTCAGGCTCGGATTACGAGCCGGATATGTCGCCGGAAGAAGTTGTGCGAGATGTGCTCACTCAGTTTCCGAATGTTGGCAACGATTTGAAGAcg CTTCTGCAAATGATTGATGATGGACAAGCTGTTGACATAAGAGGCATATCTGAAAAATCATTGAGTAAGCATTTAAGAAAATTGTTTCTATCCTTAGATCTTAAGGAAAGCAAGGACAGAGTTTTCCTACGCCGTCCAACGGATCGTCCTACTTTGGATGTGGTTGGGACACTCATTCAGACTCATATGGAGTCTAAAGCTCAGCTACCTGATGAATCTGCTTCAGTAAAGCATGTGCAGCCAAAGGAGTCAGAAGCAAAAGATAGGCTAGCAGCAGACAATAATTTGGAAATGCCAGGTCCAATGGATGATCCTCCTGGTCCTCAAAGAAG GGTGATTGGCCCTGCAATGCCATCAGCTGAGCTACTTGCTGCAGCAGCCAAGTTAACAGAAGCCCAAGCTGAGCTCAG AGATGCTGAGTTGGAGGAAGATACTGAACTATTTATAGGACCACCACCACCTGCTATGGTTGCTGAAGCTGAAACAGCAAATGAGGCAGAGCGTTTTGAAGAG GTAACAAGGATAATGGGAGTTGAGGGTGATTGCCCATATGATGTTATAGGAGCCAACCACAGTATGTCTGCTGAGAATATAAAGAAAAG GTACTGGAAGCTGTCGCTTTTTGTGCACCCAGACAAATGCCCTCATCCTCAGGCTCACCAAGCATTCATTAAACTGAATAAAGCATTTAAAGAATTACAAGATCCAGAAAAA CGAAAAGCCTTGGATGAGAAGATTAAACTCAAGGAAGAACAAGAGAAATTTAAG GTTGAACTAAAAGCAATGCAAGAAGGTGCTCAGTGGAGAAAATCGCAAG GTATATTGATGGAGGGTGATGATGAGCTTCTGGCAGACATGGAAGTTAAGGCGCCACCAAAAAGAGATGAATGGATGACAACGCTACCTCCTGAGAGGAAA CCCGGTGGTGGTGTGCCTATGCATTCAACAAAAACATTTAGCAGGACCTCTAAAGAAGGACGTGGTGATACCAGTGTCTGGACTGATACCCCTTCCGACAGAGCCCAGAAAGCAAAGATGAA TTACCTTGAAGCATATAGCGAAACTTCTGCACTTGCTTCaactgaagaagaaaagaagggAGCACGTGCGGATGCAGATTTGGTTGATAaatacaacaaagaaaaacgATCAAAATCATTGGTTCAGAAACACCAAGAAGAGGGTAAAACCCGTGCAAAGAAAAAGTCGAAGCAGCAGCcagaaaaagaagaatggGTGGGCGAACATCCATGGAAGCCTTGGGACCGTGAGAAGGACCTGGTTGCTGGtagacaaaatataaaatttgattctgAAAATATGGCTGAAGGTCTGTCTTCGCGGTTTTCTTCAGGAAATTTTCAGAGGAACTTTCTCTAG
- the LOC102625142 gene encoding snakin-2 encodes MPAVSIHKKQSLTISLSLIITSCHFPVTIMKLFAVFVLVILFLQALAVVEASTMINNASNNLANRDGASDVLDIHKKHHPQKINCSQACNRRCKESSRKNMCHRACRTCCKRCHCVPPGTYGNKQACPCYASLRTHGNRPKCP; translated from the exons ATGCCTGCAGTTTCGATTCACAAGAAACAATCTCTCACAATCTCATTGAGCCTTATCATTACCAGCTGCCATTTCCCAGTTACAATCATGAAGCTCTTTGCGGTTTTCGTGCTCGTAATCCTGTTTCTGCAG GCACTGGCTGTGGTTGAGGCTTCAACAATGATCAATAATGCTTCTAACAACCTTGCTAAT AGGGATGGAGCGAGTGATGTGTTAGATATTCACAAAAAGCATCATCCTCAAAAAATCA ATTGCAGTCAAGCTTGCAATAGGAGATGCAAGGAATCatcaagaaaaaatatgtGCCATAGAGCATGCAGAACTTGTTGCAAGAGATGCCACTGTGTTCCCCCAGGCACTTATGGTAACAAGCAGGCATGCCCTTGTTATGCTAGCCTCAGAACCCATGGAAATAGACCCAAGTGcccttaa
- the LOC102613002 gene encoding uncharacterized protein LOC102613002: MLGKSVASPLLSASPRPSAPDISTTTPNNVPLNVNLSNGLPPNAIRVPWSSHVYLKKWAIYSTAQVQSITLNDEERKKWEACRQALSTFNFSTEEEDKILGKAFGHIHSPYWSEERKRETPELETVSEILGYLRNLSLSDDDILKLLKKFPEVLGCDIEHELRNNVQILGKDWGIEGKSLRNLLLRNPKVLGYNVDCKGDCMAQCTRCWVRF; the protein is encoded by the exons ATGCTAGGAAAATCAGTGGCTTCTCCTTTGTTGAGTGCGTCGCCCCGTCCTTCCGCC CCTGATATTTCTACAACTACACCAAATAATGTTCCATTGAATGTAAACTTATCTAATGGACTCCCACCAAATGCTATTAGAGTGCCGTGGAGCTCCCATGTTTATCTTAAGAAATGGGCAATATATTCAACTGCGCAAGTTCAAAGTATAACCTTGAATgatgaagagagaaagaaatggGAAGCTTGCAGACAAGCTCTGTCTACTTTTAATTTCAGCACCGAGGAAGAAGACAAGATACTCGGAAAAGCCTTTGGCCATATCCATTCACCATACTGGAGTGAAGAACGTAAAAGGGAAACCCCAGAGCTTGAAACTGTTAGTGAAATATTAGGTTATCTGAGGAATCTAAGCCTTTCTGATGATGACATCCTCAAgcttcttaaaaaatttcctGAGGTTCTTGGATGTGATATTGAACATGAGTTGAGGAACAATGTTCAGATCCTGGGAAAGGATTGGGGTATTGAAGGAAAATCTTTGCGAAACCTTCTTCTGCGAAATCCTAAAGTATTAGGCTATAATGTTGATTGTAAGGGAGATTGTATGGCACAATGTACAAGATGCTGGGTTCGGTTTTAG
- the LOC102626086 gene encoding uncharacterized protein LOC102626086, producing the protein MREWLSTGNRGRYGALHHHHNHNSNGTSFNDHVSIGIRSAPYNKPARARRSARSDKNGRRLSIGSVIFVLLLVLLATVLAYLYISGYSNHNDDDQDKEIISHSAVDDELKNDIDFLTNVTRTNTLKVVGFGKGSISHGRDSRYWDKDDRRRDDDYSEDILEHASVAATDKSTGTGHASVKVDSGNEKISVDDPHKGSDRKGVGLYNEAGRNELKMYEAEYEASLKNAGLSGNLNGNENQQSGDKIIGVNSEPIDVDDEYDDNVEFHDTRVGEYDDSRHDKGDHSDVAKIQNQYQRESSDLHDAKILHQNIVRKVEEVSSNLSVDSSLKSQNLDKFYATQRQVSLVGGQSTKASPKKKSKRRSSCEVKILNSTTQLVEPLESRKFARFFLQYTEVEEKPDGEAEWEPRFAGHQSLQEREESFLARDQKINCGFVKAPEGYPSTGFDLAEDDANYNSRCHIAVISCIFGNSDRLRIPVGKTVTRLSRKNVCFVMFTDELTLQTLSSEGQIPDRTGFIGLWKMVVVKNLPYDDMRRVGKIPKLLPHRLFPSARYSIWLDSKLRLQRDPLLILEYFLWRKGYEYAISNHYDRHCVWEEVAQNKKLNKYNHTVIDQQFAFYQADGLKRFDPSDPDRLLPSNVPEGSFIVRAHTPMSNLFSCLWFNEVDRFTSRDQLSFAYTYQKLRRMNPSKMFYLNMFKDCERRSMAKLFRHRSAEKRGVRQQAAT; encoded by the exons ATGCGAGAATGGCTCAGTACAGGCAATCGGGGACGGTATGGCGCACTCCACCATCACCACAACCACAACTCAAACGGCACGTCGTTTAACGACCATGTGTCGATCGGGATTCGCTCGGCGCCGTATAACAAGCCGGCTCGGGCTCGGCGATCGGCTCGCTCCGACAAGAATGGCCGTCGCCTGTCGATTGGCTCGGTTATTTTTGTCCTCTTGCTCGTGCTTCTAGCCACTGTATTAGCGTATCTTTACATCTCCGGATATAGTAATCacaatgatgatgatcagGATAAAG AAATAATTAGTCACAGTGCTGTGGATGATGAGTTGAAGAAtgacattgattttcttaCGAATGTGACACGGACAAACACATTGAAAGTTGTTGGTTTTGGAAAGGGTTCTATAAGTCATGGACGAGATTCCAGATATTGGGATAAGGACGATAGGAGAAGGGATGATGATTATAGTGAGGATATACTGGAGCATGCTAGTGTGGCTGCTACAGATAAATCTACTGGCACAGGCCATGCTTCTGTGAAAGTGGACAGTGGCAATGAGAAAATTTCTGTTGATGATCCTCATAAGGGTTCAGACCGGAAAGGAGTTGGGTTGTACAATGAAGCTGGTCGTAATGAATTGAAAATGTACGAAGCAGAATATGAGGCATCTCTTAAAAATGCTGGTCTATCAGGAAATCTCAACGGAAATGAAAATCAGCAATCTGGTGATAAGATTATTGGAGTAAACAGTGAACCTATTGATGTGGATGATGAGTATGATGATAACGTTGAATTTCATGACACTCGCGTAGGAGAATATGATGATTCTAGACATGATAAAGGTGACCACTCTGATGTAGCAAAAATCCAGAATCAATATCAAAGGGAGTCTTCTGATCTTCATGATGCTAAAATACTACATCAGAATATTGTAAGGAAGGTTGAGGAAGTGTCCAGCAATTTGTCTGTGGACTCTTCTCTAAAATCTCAAAACTTAGACAAATTTTATGCAACTCAAAGACAGGTCAGTCTTGTTGGTGGTCAATCTACTAAAGCTtcaccaaaaaagaaatcgaAACGCC GGTCCTCTTGTGAGGTGAAGATCTTAAATTCCACCACACAGCTTGTGGAGCCCTTAGAAAGTCGAAAATTTGCGAGATTCTTCTTGCAGTATACAGAAGTGGAGGAGAAACCTGATGGAGAAGCAGAGTGGGAACCTAGATTTGCTGGCCATCAAAGCCTACAAGAGAGGGAAGAATCTTTCTTAGCGCGTGACCAAAAGATAAATTGTGGCTTTGTTAAAGCTCCTGAAGGATATCCAAGTACTGGTTTTGACTTGGCAGAAGATGATGCAAATTATAATAGCAGATGCCACATTGCTGTGATTTCATGCATTTTTGGGAATTCTGATCGCTTGAGGATTCCGGTTGGTAAAACG gTCACTCGTTTATCGAGGAAAAATGTCTGCTTTGTTATGTTCACGGATGAGCTCACTTTGCAAACACTTTCTTCTGAAGGTCAAATACCAGATAGAACAGGTTTTATTGGTTTATGGAAGATGGTTGTGGTGAAGAATCTTCCTTATGATGATATGCGCAGAGTGGGCAAAATACCAAAATTGTTGCCACATCGACTCTTTCCGTCTGCAAG ATACTCGATCTGGTTGGATAGCAAATTACGACTCCAACGCGACCCTTTACTCATCTTGGAATATTTTTTGTGGCGTAAAGGTTATGAGTATGCCATTTCTAATCACTATGACCGGCATTGTGTTTGGGAAGAAGTTGCTCAAAATAAGAAGTTGAACAAATATAATCATACTGTGATTGACCAACAATTTGCATTCTACCAGGCTGATGGGTTGAAAAGATTTGATCCCTCAGATCCAGACAGGCTTCTTCCCAGCA ATGTTCCTGAGGGATCTTTCATCGTGAGAGCTCACACTCCAATGTCAAATTTGTTCTCTTGTCTTTGGTTCAATGAGGTTGACCGGTTTACTTCTCGTGATCAGCTAAGTTTTGCTTACACCTACCAGAAATTGAGAAGGATGAATCCCAGCAAAATGTTTTATCTTAACATGTTCAAG GACTGTGAGCGGAGATCCATGGCTAAGCTATTTCGTCATAGGTCAGCTGAGAAGCGGGGTGTTCGTCAACAAGCAGCAACATAA